In Verrucomicrobiota bacterium, the DNA window CGGAGGAACGATCTCCAGTTTGAAGAAGGCTCGGGACTCGTTGAGCATCGGGAGCGTGATCGTCACGAGGTCGAACTTTTCATTCAGAGGCTCGACCGTTGGAACCACCGATACAGCTTCCCAATCAACAAGGTCGTGGGATGTCTTGACGACGTAGTGCGTCTGGAGGGCATCGTAGTATTTGAGTCGAGGAAAAGAAAATGTTGTTTGCCCGTTACTTGCGGCAACCGACAAATCAATGACGGATCGATGTCCCGGCAGGGTTGGGACGCCTCCGAGAGCAAATTCCATGAAGTCGGACGCCTTGTCCTCGTCGAAATCCGTTGTTAAATCAGTCGCCTGAAGATTCTCTTCCTCCGCCCAATATTGGTAGGAGAGATCGAAATACGACTCACTTCTCGTCCCAACGACCGTGTCCGAAATCGTGAATCCATCACCAGCGACCTGAAAGATCGGGTTATTCGCCTGGACGTAGGCACTATCCCAGGTGTCCGTGTTTCGGGTAATGGTCGAGCTGGAGTGCTTTTGCCCGTCCCAGAAAACCGTCGCCCGATAATCGTGGGTGCCGTTTCCGTTGTTCCTCAGATAAGTCAGCTGAAGCTCAATCTCACTGGAGTTTCCAGTGAAGAGCGCATTCGCATCAGGGAGATCGCCTTGATCCTGCGTGCTCCCGCCAGAGAAAAAGTGGGCCGTGTCGGAGTTGCCAGCGAAACGAACATCATGAAAATTTCCCGGAGAGCCATAACCAAAGACGTAGTGGAGAGTGGCATCGAAGGTCTTACCGGAGTCATCGTTGCGGAATCCGATTCGCAGAAGATTCTCATTTCCGGCAGAGGTCGTGATGTCGCTGATCCGAAAAGATAGGAACATAGTTCGCTGCCCATACTCATCCAACGTGATCGGTGTTTCGAAATCGGTCACCGCGGCGACATCCCCCCGGTTATCGGATTGGTCGTGAAAAAGAAGGGTAAACCCCTTGTCGGTCATATTCGTAAACGTCCGATCCACGTCCTGGCCGGATGGATACCAAACATCGACCACATCCTGATCGCTCACGAGGAGCGTCACGGTACCTTCGTCGCCATCTCCTTCCCCGTTTGTCACTTCAAAGGTAAACGTGTCGGTTCCGATAAAGCCAAGATCCGGCGTGTAAGCAACGATCGGAGGCGTGCCGATCAAAGTACCGTTCGCAGGAGGAGTCTTGATTGCATAGGAGGGCACTTCAGTGCCTCCGAGTGACTCCAGCCGGATCCCCACCTGCGTTTCCTGCGGGACAGACACCTCCTGATCGAGTGCGGCAATCGAATTTCCCTCTGTGAATACATCTTCATAGAAATCGACCTCGTTGGAGTGATCTAATGGATTGTCACTACTGACAACGACCGCATGGCCAAAGGCCGGGAGCTGGACATTCATCGCAACAGCGCTTCCGGGTGCCGGGGTGACGTCTTCAACGACTTCGGTCCAGCTCTTGTGGAGGGACGCGTCTCCGTCTGCGGCACCCCAAAAATTTCCCGTGTAGGACCGATTCGAGCCGGTGAGATTCTGCACGAGGCGAAAACGGCGATCCCCCTCGATGACTTGAAGCACCGCGACGTTGCTGTTCTCCGGCAAAACGTTGATCGCCGAAACGGCGTAGCCCGTGTCCTTGCGCGTGCACTCGACGACGGCCCAGCGTCGCGTTCCCGCCGGGTAGGAAATCAAGGTGTCATCGTTTTGATCCGCTGCATCGTGCAAGCGGAGGAGCGCGGTGTAGTCGTCATCTGTGTTCGAGCCGTAAACGGTCGTCCGCTGAACCGAGCGCGGACCCGTGAAGGTCGTCTGCGGCACGCGGACTTGAAGCTCGCCGAACTCAAAATCGTCCGTGGCGACTTCCACGACGTCGAGATAAGATCCCAAAATCGGCTTTCTCCCACCGACAAGGACGATACGGGTGTCCAGTCCGTAGACCTGATCAGCCGCATCGTTGTGAATCTGGACCAGCCCGACGACGCGTTCCTTCGTCAAGAGCCACAGCTGCTCTCCCAACCAATCGGTTCCGGGCCCCCAGCTGGGGGTAGATCCACCGGTAACCCGCTCGGAGATACGATAGGAGGTGCTGAGGGTTCCGAAGTTCTTGCGAACGATGGCGTAGGTCTGTTCGTCCTGGGCGAGAAAGCGATATTTACCCCCATCGCGATTACTGCGGGCCCAATCCGTCGTAACGCCCGTCTTGTTTTTGAATTCAACGGCCACGCCGTCGAGGGCGGCTTTGAGCGACGTATTGTTCGACCAGGGGCCGAGAGCTGCTGCCCCGACGAAAGTATTTCTTCCGGTCTGCTTTCCTTCGTAACCCTTGTCCGGGTGATCGGGTGCTGGGATCTGAGGATTGCGGGAGGTGGCTACGGCCAGCCATTCGGGCGTTCGGATTCGCGGACCTAGAATAGCGCGATCGTAAAGGATAAACTCAGAGGGCGGAGTCTCTGGAACGATTTGCCCTCCATTGTAGTAGACAGCAAAGAGGATGCTCCATTCATCGTGGAGTTCATTTTCAACGTCCTGTCCGAAAAAGTAGTTGTAGCGATCCCCGTAGAGGTAGGCTGTAATCAAAGCAGCTTGCTGTCCTCGGCCGCCGTTATACATGTGCTTCACCGCGACGGAGGTCGACTGCTCGGGAAAACCACTTGGCTCCACCGAGAGAGGGACCCATGGGATCGTTTTATCCAGAGCTGCTTTCATCTCCGGGGATCCTGTGATCGTCCACCACCATAGCATGAAGTAGATATTCCAATTCCGATAGCTGGCACTCTCGTTCTGAAAGCCTGACTTGTGGATCGCACCGTCGCCAACCACGCATTGGGTGAGGTAGAGATCAATCGCGTCGGCCCCCTTGTTTTGATACAGCGTATTCGAAGTGACAACGCCGGTGAAAAAAACGGCCATGGCCATGCGGATATCGCCGTTATGCCAGGAATCGGCGACGATGTAGTCGTCGTAGAGCTCAGGGCGGCTAGAAAGCTGATGGTCGGTGAACGCAATCAGGGCTTCCTCCCATTTGGAAATTTCCGCTGCCGTCAGATCGGACGGGCTATGATGCTTGAGCAGCATGTAAGCGTAGGAAGCCTGAAAACAACCCGACATATCGCCAAGGCCGTCCCCAGATAGGTACTCATCGAATCGGGCATCGAGAAGAATCTTTAGCCGGTCCAGGTAGAGTGTGTTGAAGCGGTAGGGGCTTTGTGGGTGGAGATAGGCATAGGCAGCATTGAGCGTTTCGTTGGCGTGAGGCCAGGTGCTACTAGGAATCGTCGTGTTCCCAATGTTCACATTACTATAAAGCAGCCCGAAGGTCGGGTGATCAGGATTGAGAACAGGAAAGTCCGTTACCGCTGCCTGTGACGTTGAGCTGAGAAGCAAAAAGGCAGAGAAAAAGAGCGAAGCATTCAAGTGCGATCTAAAGAGACTCACTTGACCAGTTCGTTTGGGATAGCGATTTGTGGCAAAGGTTAACTTCATCTTCTTTTCTTTAGGAGGAAAGTTCAGGTGTGCGGCAGAAAACTAGTCGGAGAAATCGACTTCCAACCGGAAGAACTCCTTCTGATTTGTGGAAAGGGGTATCAAAACCGACGAGAGCTCGAATCCGTCTGTAAGAGGTGCGGTCGCCGGAACCGTCAGGACCGTCTCCCAGGTAACGAGGTCCGTCGAAGATTTCAGAAGGTAGTCAAAACCCAGCTCGGAGGAGAACCTCCGCTGTGGAAAAGATACGGTCACGATACTTCCGCTAGAAGAAATAGAAAGCGGACCGTAGGCAGAATGGTAGGGATTCACCGGATTTCCACCGAGAAGAAACTCCGTCAAATCACTCGCCTCATCTTGGTCAAAGTTTGAACCTTCGCTCGACGAGGAAATCCCGTAAGACTCAAGCCAGTGATCGTAGGCGAGTTCGAAAAAGGAAGGGGCTTCCACGAAGATCTCGGTATCCGAAATCGTAAAGCCATCGCCTGCTACTTGAAAGAGAGGGTTGTTGGCCTGGATGTAAGCACTGTCCCAGGTATCCGTGTTGCGCGTGATGGTTGTGCTGGTATGGCTACCGCCGTCCCATTCGATCCTTGCTTCGTAATCGTGGGTGCCGTCGCCATTGCTGGAAAGGTAGGTGAGGCTCAGCGTGATCTCGCTCGAATTTCCCGTGAAGAGAGGATTCGCCTCCGGTATCGATCTCATGTCTTGGGTCGGTCCCCCGGTGAAAAAGTGAGAGGTGTTCGACTTTCCAGCAAAGCGGACATCGCGGCGGTCCCCCGGCGCGCCGTAGCCGAAAATGAAGTGGATCGTCGCGTCAAAAGTACTGCCCGAATCATTGTTTCGAAATCCAACGCGCAGAAGATTCGCGGCCCCGACCGTTGTTGTGATGTCTTTAATGGAAAACGAAAAGGTGAGGGTCTTGTTGTCGAAGTAATCCAAGGTAATCGGGGTATCAAAATCCGTCACAGCGGCAACATCGCCGCGATCGTCCGACTCGTCGTGAAAGACCAGGGTAAACCCCGTCTGATCCATGTTCGAAAAGGTTCGATCAATATCACTTCCAGACGGATACCAGGCACTCTTCTCATTCTTCTCTTCCACCTCGATCATGACCGTACCTTCATCGTTTATGCCCTCGCTGTTGGTAACTGAAAACGTAAAGGAATCTGTCCCAGTAAAGCCGACATTTGATCGGTAAGCCAAAACGGGAGGAACGCCTGCGAGTGTCCCATTCGCCGGAAACGAAGTGAGCGCAAAAGTAGGCGTTTCCTGACCTGTAAACCCATCCAAAAGGATCGCGAGTTGGGTGTCCTCCTGAGTTTCCAAAGTTTGATCAAACGCAAGAATCGTATCTCCCTCGGTGAAAAGATCCTCGTAGAAGAGCGTGTTGCCGTCATGATCACGCGATTCCGAGCTTACGACGACCACTGCATGCCCATAGGCTGGAACTTGCAAGTTCATGGGCAAGGTGGTCTGCCCTGCCCCATTTGTTAGAAGGAGGTCGACCGTTTCTGACCAACTGCGATGAAGCGTCGCGGTCGTGCTCCCTTCGGACTCTATATCTCCCGTGTAAACGAGTGGCCCCGCAGTCAGGTTCTGGATTAGACGAAACTTCCGGCTGAGTTCTGTCACCTCGATCACCGCAAAGTTTGGGTCGTTCGGCAACAGGTTCTCCACTTTTGAGGCAAAGGAGTTTCCGCTACGGATACACTCCACCAGGGCGTAACGCCTCGTGCCAGCTGGATACGAAATCTGAGTGTCGTTTTGGGTATCTTGGGCATCGTGGAGCCGAAGGACTGCAGTCCGGTCGTCTGCATTCAATTCGTTCCGATTCGTGATTCCCTGATACGTGGTGGATGTCCCGCCACCAAAATTCTCGTTGTGAATCCGTAGGCTGAGCTCTCCGTAGTCATACACTTCATCCGGCACCACTTCGACCAGTTCGTGATATTGACCAAGAATGTTGATTCGACCGCCAACCAGGACAAAGCGGGCATTCAGTCCGTAAACCGTATCCTCAACCTCGTTTTCAATCTGCACCAGTCCGACCAAACGATCCTCAGTGAGTAGCCAGAGTTGTTTACCTATCCAGTCCGTACCGCTTCCCCAGGTCGGACTGGCGGGTGCGGAAACACGATCCGACAAACGATAGACAGTAGAAAGCGTTCCAAACGTATTTCGGGTAACTGTTTCGGTTTGCTCATCCTGTGCGAGAAAACGATAAATCCCTCCATCGCCAAAGCTGCGGGCCAAGTCAATCGCCTGACCCGCTTTGTTCTTGAATTCGACGCAGACGCTGTCGAGGGCTGCCTTGAGCGACGTGTTGTTATCCCATGCGCCCAGAGCCAGCGCACCAACAAAGGTGTTCTTCCCGATCATGGTTCCTTCGTAGCCCTCGTTCAGATGGTCAGGCTCGGGTGTCTGAGGGTTACGCCCGTTGGCGACAAAAGCCCAGTCATCCCAACGTCCACGGGGTCCCATGATCGCGCGATCGTAGACAATGAAATCACTCGGCGGCGTCTGAGGGCTCAGACCCGGCTGATAATAAACCGCGTCGAGAATCGAGTATTCGGCACTGTAGCGATTCTCGACGTCAGAACCGAAGTAATAATTGTACCTGTCCCCATAGAGGTAGGCAGTCATTAATGAAGCTCTCAGGCCACGTAGCCCGTTATACTGGTGCTTGTAAGGAATCCCGGTCGATTGCTCCTGAAAACCGGAGGGCTCGACGGACATAGGCACATAAGGTATGGTTTTGTTGAGGGCTGCTTTGATTTCAGGAGAACCGGTCAAAGTCCACCACCAGACGAACGAATTGATCGTGGTATCCCGGTAAGTCGCCACTTCATTGTTGAAACCGACGTAGTGGGAAGCCCCATCGCCAACGACTGCTTGACTCATGACCAGATCAATCGCCTCCTGCGCTTTCGTTTGATAGTCAACGTTTCCGAGGGCCACGCCACCACAGTAAACGCCAAGAGCCAGCCGAATCTCTCCATTGAGCCATAGCGATGCAAGGATGTGATCGTCGAAAAGAAGTGAATCCTCGAGGATCTCCGCACACATCTTGTCGATACCTCGATCCCACTCAGCCTGCTGCTGACTCGTGATGTCTTCGGGACTATGATGCTTGAGCAGCATGTAGGCGTAGCTCGTCCCAAAGGTACCCGAAATATCCCTCAGGTCCTGACCATTTTCCCATCTGGAGATCCGAGCCTCCAATAATACAAGGAGACGCGCCAGATAAGCCGGATTGTTCTGGTGTGGGCTCTGAGGGTGGAGGTAGGCGTAGGCCGCATTGATGCATTCAAAGCCTTCGTTGAAACCGGTACCTGTTGCCGAATCGTTTCCGACTTGGACATCCGAGTAGAGCTGAGAAAAGATTGGCGAGTCCGGATTTAGTCTCGGAAAATCAAGGACCCTCGAGGAAAAACACGTCGAGTTTGCAGCAACAAAAAGAAGGACTCCAAGCCCATTGCACAAATTCAAACTCATGGGTGCTTGGTGATCCTCTTGCCGTTGTTGAAAAAAGGATCCTTCATCTTGCAGTGCGGGGAGGAGTTGGAGCGTAGGATGCCGACCTAAGGTAATTTGCGCTCAGTTGTTCAATATACGGTGAGCAAGCCGGTTGTCGGATCGTTTTGGAGAATTTGCCCAAAATCGAAGGGATTTGAGTGTTCATACACCTTAGGTTTGGCCTTCATCCTTCGGTAAAAATATCCTCGTAAAATTGAGTCTTCGCGTCGTGATGCTTCTCCTCCGAACTGACGACGACCACTGCATGTTCATAAGGAGGAATCTCCATATTCAGCGAGATGGGAGGTTGGAAGTCAGCAACGCGCACATCGGCTGACCAGCTCTTGTGTAAACTGACCGAGGTGCCGGGTCCTGAATCCATCTCTCCACTGTATTTCAGAGTCTCGTCTGTCAGGTTTTGAACCAAACGAAACTTTCGGTCCTCCTCGGTGACCTCAAGGACGGCAAACTTCTCGTCATTGGGGAGCAAATTCTCAGCTTTTTCGGAAAAGGACCGGTCTTCCTGAATACACTCGATCACGGCATAGCGACGCGTCCCGGCTCGATATTCGATAGCCGAATCGTCCCTTTCATCTTCGACGGCGTGGAGCCTCAACATGACCGCCCGGTCGTCGCTCGGATGGTTGTTTACGCTGAACCGTTCCTGAGAATACCCACCGCCAAAATTTTCTTCCGGGATACGAAGCTGAAGCTCTCCAAACCTGAATTCGTTCGGAGACAGCTCATCCAGTTCATAGAAACGCCCGAGGATCGGATAGCGTCCGCCGACCAATGAAATTCGCGTATTGAGACCGAAAACGGTAGCTGCCGTTTCGTTGTAGATCTGGACCAAACCGACAAGGCGATCCCCGGTCAGAAGCCAAACTTGCTCCCCAAGCCAATCTGTTCCCTTCCCCCAATCCTCTGTCGCACCGGCCGAGCGCCGTGTAGACAGGCGATAACGGGTAGCAAGGGAGCCAAAGGTTTTTCGGGTTATGGTCGAGGTCTCTTCATCCTGGGACAAAAACCGGTAAGTGTTCGCCCCTCGTGCCCAATCATCTGTCGTTCCAGGGCGATTTTTAAACTCGGGACAAACGCCATCGAGGGCCGCTTTCAACGAGGTATTGTTTTCCCAGGAGCCCACGGCTAAGGCACCGACAAAGGTGTTCTTCCCTCCCATCCGACCGTCATACCCCTGATCGGGATGGTCCGGCTCAGGCGTTTGCGGGTCTCGCCCGTTCGCGACTACCGCCCAATCCTCCCAGCGACCACGAGGACCCATAATCGCTCGATCATAGAGCATGAAGTTAGACGGAGGTGTCTGAGGTTCGAGGCCTTCTCGGTAGTGAATCGCGTAAAGCAGGGAGTATTCAGGATTGTAGGAGTTTTCTTTTTGGGAGCCGAAAAAGTAATTGTACCGATCGCCGTAAAGGTAAGCGGTTGCCAGCGCAGCCCCTCTTCCTCGAATACCGTTGTAACTATGCTTGTATGGGATCCCGGTGGACTGCTCCTGAAATCCGGAAGGCTCGACAGAGAGAGGAACGTAGGGGATTGTCTTATCGAGAGCTGCTTTCGCTTTGGGTGATCCAGTCAACGTCCACCACCACAAGAAGGAGTTGATGGTCGTGTCGCGGTAGGTCGCCACTTCGGTGTTGAATCCAACGTAATGGGAAGCGCCATCACCCACAACCGCCTGACTAAGGACCATGTCAATCGCCTCGCTCGCCTTCTCTTGATACTCCACATTATCAATGGCAGCACCACCGGTGTAGAGGCCCAGAGCAAGGCGAATATCCCCGTTGAGCCATCCGTTTGCGAGGATGTGATCCTCGTAGAGCAAAGTGTTTTTTAGAATTTCTTTGCCCATCTTTTCCACACTATCGTCCCATTCTTCGATCTTGTCGCTAATGTCGTCGGGCCGATGATACTTCATCAACAGGTAGGCATAAGCCGTTCCGAAACTGCTCGTAATATCGATCCCCTCATTCTGCTGCCACCGAGACATACGGGCATCCAACAATGCCCGAAGCCGGGCCAGGTAATCAGGGTCGTACTGATGCGGACTCTGCGGGTGTAAATAAGCGTAAGCCGCGTTCAGGGTCTCGTAACCCTCCTTGAATCCTGTCCCGGTTGCGGTTGGGTTCCCGACTTGTACATCGGAATAAAGCAAATCGAAAGCTGGCGAATCGGGATCGAGAGGATGGAGATCCGTAACCGCTCCACCCAAGACCATCGGTAGGCTTTGGACGAAAAATGAGGTAAAGACTAGTCTTGAGAGTGCAGTCATAGTTCGAGTGAGGTTTCTGAACAAAAGAAGGGTTATCCTAACTCAATTGCACAAGATGGGGGGAGAACACTTGCAGAACCAACAAGAGCAAAATTGATCCAACTGGATCAGACTAGTATGTAATCACGCAAATCGCTGCGAAAACGCGCATGCCTTCTGATCAAAGGCGAACCGCTTGGAGCTGAAATGCCCGGAAGGTGTTCTTCATTAGCATGGCGACTGTCATCGGACCCACGCCTCCGGGCACGGGCGTCATCCAGGAGGCTTTTGCGGAGACACTCTCATAATCCACGTCACCCACCAATCGATACCCACTCTTCTTGGATTGGTCCGGGATCCGGTTGATCCCCACGTCGATCACTCCAACCCCTTCTTTCACCATCTCAGCATCTACAAAATTTGGACGACCCATAGCGGCGATTAGAATATCAGCCTGTCGCGTTGTTTCCGCCAAATTCGCTGTGCGAGAATGACAAATGGTGATTGTGGAATTTCCCGGCACGCCTTTTCGGACCATCAGCAAAGCGGATGGTTTACCGACAATCAAACTACGCCCAAGGACCACGACATGTTTACCTTCTGTTTCCATGCCGCTTCTCTTAATCAGCTCCATGATTCCAGCCGGTGTGCACGAAACAAAGCCAGTTGGATCTTCCTGGCAAAGTTTGCCAATGTTGAACGTGCTAAAACCATCCACATCTTTCTCCGGAAGCACCCTATTAAATGTTTCAATCTCCTCGATGTGCTCGGGAAGCGGAGCCTGTATCAGTATCCCATTCACCGAAGGGTCTGCGTTGAGAGTATCGATTTTCTCGAAGAGGTTTTCTTTCGCGACGTTCTCCTCAAACAAGATGAGCCTGCTTTCAATCCCGATCTTTGCAGCTACGCGCTGCTTCTTGGTCACATAGGAAATCGATGCTGGATCATTACCGACTCGGATGAGAGAGATACACGGCTTTGGGCCTTTGATTTCACTGACTTCCTTGCGGAGTTCTTCAATGATCTCGCTCGCGATTTCATTACCGTCAATAATCTTCACGTTTCCTCCGAAGTGTGTAATCAGTTGAAAAGAATGGTCTTATTACCATGAACCAAGACCCGGTCTTCGAGGTGGTAGCGAAGACCGCGCGACAAGACTGTATTCTCAACGTCTTTGCCGAGACGCACCATATCCTGGATCGTATCACTGTGCCGAACGCGAACTACATCCTGCTCGATGATCGGCCCTTCGTCCAAATCTTCGGTAACATAATGACAGGTCGCCCCGATTAGTTTGACGCCCCTCGCCGCAGCCTGATGGTAGGGCTTCGCACCAATGAAAGAAGGAAGGAAACTGTGATGAATGTTGATCACCCTGTGGCGATACTTTTTGCAGAGCCATGAAGGGAAGATCTGCATGTAGCGGGCAAGAACGATTGTTCCGGGTGCCGCCTCTTCGATTGTGCTCGCAGTTTGCTGAAACGCTACAGCCTTCGCGTTCGGCTCCTTAGGTACTGGAATGTAGTGATAGGGGATGTCATACCAAGTCACCAAGTCTCGAAGAGACTCGTGGTTTGAAATGACACAGGGGATATCAATTCTCAGATCGCCGACTTTCCACCGATGAAGAAGATAGGCTAAACAGTGATCGAACTTGCTGACGAGGAAGACCACCCGCTCTCGCCGGTTGACATTCGTAATCCGCCATTCCATCTGCAATCTCTCACCGACCGGACGAAAGTTTTCTTCGAATCTGTTCAGTGCATCGGAGCCATCAGAGTCCACCTGAAAGTCGTATCGCATAAAGAACGTCCTCGTCGCCGGGTCCTCATATTGATTGGCTTCAACAATATTCCCTCCCCTGGACGAGATCGAGCGAGCAACTTCCGCTATGATTCCGATTTGATCCGGGCATCTCGCAACGAGCCGGAGATCAACGGAATCACTCATCATTCAGACGATGATACGACAACGTCGCACGGATACTGGTCTGCTTGTGCCTTTCGACGATTGGCTTGCGGGAACCCCCGTCCTCTTCGCCCCAAATGACATTGACTTCAGACCCATCGGCAATGTCTTCGTCAATCATGGCAAGCGAAAACCAACTCCCCACATTTGTCGTGTAGACGGTGTAGGTAGACAATCCAACGAACTCGTCCTCCAATAAGACCTTATCGAATGGTAGTGTAGAGTAGTAAGCGTTCGGCACCTCCATATACTTAAACGGCTCTCCTCCCCCAAGTTGGCTCGCGAATACCTTGAGAACGTCCTCGTTATCCCACTTGAGCCACACTTTTCGCTTGTGAGGGCGGTCGACCATTTTCTCCAAAGCACCGCGACCAACGAACTCATGGTCAAACTTCACATGGCGGCCGTATCCTAGGTCCCATGGAGTTTGATAGTAGTCTTCAATCTTATCCGAGTAAAAACTACCTCCGAGCGACGCATTTGCTTCGAAGCCATCTGCGCTCAACCATTCGCGGTAAGGTTTCATCTGATCGCCGGAGTAGATTGCCGGCATCGGAGAAGGAATCCAGCCGCTCTCGGGCGATACGGTCGAGTAAGCTCGACTCCCGCCCATGACGAGACCGAACTCGGGCCCAGCCTTCTGGAGCACCTCCAGAATGACATCCCGATCTTCGACGGGACCGTGAAGCTCAAGACCACCCATCCGCGACATGTTGTGGTTGAGGGCACGAACCTTCTTCCCGGCGATCTTCAAGTCCCCAAGATTGAAGAACTTGATCTCCGGAAACTCTCCCTCATGGACGCTCTTAATCAAATCGAGGGCGTTCGGCCCTTGGATTTGGTAGCGGTAGATCAACCGCGAGCCGTCGTTGCTAACCGTTCGCTCGTCCCGAGTGACCTCGACATCGTAATCACCCGTTTCTGCATGAAAATGAACCCAATTCGGAACCGAAGGTCTCCCGACTACACTGACCTTCGAGTCTGTGTGGCCAAAGAGAATCGCATCGCCGATTACGTAGCCATCGTAGTTACAGGCCACGATTTGCTTGGCTTTGTCTTTACCGAAGTTCTTCAAGGTGTTCACCATCACATCCGACAGAAGTCGTTTGACGTCCGGGCCTTCGAAATAGACATCGGTCATGTGGAACGATTGATCAAAGAGCACCACACTTTCCTGCCAAGCCCTCTGCTCATCTCTCCAGTTCGTGTATTGGGCAGGAAAAGGAAAGTCATAGCCTCCCACCTGAGCATGGCGAAGCATGTCCACCGGGCTTGAATGTTCCTGCAGCTTTTCTTCTAAGTTCTTCGTAGTCATAGGGCGTTTTTCAAGGATTGGTGATTCTAGAATTTTCTTTTTCTTAACATGAGTCTCGTTAACTGGGGTGAAAACCGGTCAGAAGCGTAGCACAGATTTTAGACGATTCTTGGACTAAGTGGCTCTCAGCTATTAGACTATTCAGCAACCGCAATCGAAGCCGTGTCCGAATAGTCAAAGGACGGCTCGCCCGATTGTCCAAGAATTACCCAGAAAACTCAGTAGTCTGTTGGGTGTAACTTCCTACGCATCCAATCCAACCTAGCCATGACCACTGCCGTAAACTACCCATCCGAATGGAGCCTCGAAATTGTGCCTATCCACGCTGACCGGGTTTCGGTTTTTTCTGGCTTAGTCGATGAGATTTTCGTCACAA includes these proteins:
- a CDS encoding aminomethyl transferase family protein, whose protein sequence is MTTKNLEEKLQEHSSPVDMLRHAQVGGYDFPFPAQYTNWRDEQRAWQESVVLFDQSFHMTDVYFEGPDVKRLLSDVMVNTLKNFGKDKAKQIVACNYDGYVIGDAILFGHTDSKVSVVGRPSVPNWVHFHAETGDYDVEVTRDERTVSNDGSRLIYRYQIQGPNALDLIKSVHEGEFPEIKFFNLGDLKIAGKKVRALNHNMSRMGGLELHGPVEDRDVILEVLQKAGPEFGLVMGGSRAYSTVSPESGWIPSPMPAIYSGDQMKPYREWLSADGFEANASLGGSFYSDKIEDYYQTPWDLGYGRHVKFDHEFVGRGALEKMVDRPHKRKVWLKWDNEDVLKVFASQLGGGEPFKYMEVPNAYYSTLPFDKVLLEDEFVGLSTYTVYTTNVGSWFSLAMIDEDIADGSEVNVIWGEEDGGSRKPIVERHKQTSIRATLSYHRLNDE